One Rhodothermales bacterium genomic window carries:
- the groES gene encoding co-chaperone GroES, giving the protein MASIKPLGDRVVVRPEPAEEKTSSGLYIPDAAKEKPQRGTIVAVGPGRVENGTKIDMTVKKADIVLYGKYAGTEITIGGEELLIMRESDILGIVD; this is encoded by the coding sequence ATGGCAAGCATCAAACCGCTTGGCGATCGCGTTGTTGTCCGCCCCGAGCCCGCCGAAGAGAAAACCTCGAGCGGACTCTACATTCCTGACGCTGCGAAGGAAAAGCCCCAGCGGGGCACCATCGTCGCTGTAGGACCGGGGCGCGTCGAGAACGGCACCAAGATCGACATGACCGTCAAGAAGGCCGACATCGTGCTGTACGGCAAATACGCCGGCACCGAAATCACGATCGGCGGCGAAGAGCTGCTGATCATGCGCGAGTCGGACATCCTCGGCATCGTCGACTGA
- the groL gene encoding chaperonin GroEL (60 kDa chaperone family; promotes refolding of misfolded polypeptides especially under stressful conditions; forms two stacked rings of heptamers to form a barrel-shaped 14mer; ends can be capped by GroES; misfolded proteins enter the barrel where they are refolded when GroES binds), translating into MAKQIIFDSEARSALKRGVDTLADAVKVTLGPKGRNVIIEKKFGSPTVTKDGVTVAKEIELENKLENVGAQMVKEVASKTSDVAGDGTTTATVLAQAIMGAGLKNVTAGANPMDLKRGIDKAVITIVEELRKQSREIEDKTEIAQVATISANNDSDIGSLIADAFEKVGKDGVITVEEARGTETTLEVVEGMQFDRGYLSAYFVTNADSMEVVLEDPYILIHDKKISSMKDLLPVLEKIAQMGRPLLVIAEDVEGEALATLVVNKLRGTLRVAAVKAPGFGDRRKAMLEDIAVISGGSVISEEKGYKLESATLDSLGVAKRVVIDKDNTTIVDGAGEAEQIKARVNQIKQQIEVTTSDYDREKLQERLAKLSGGVAVLKIGAATEPEMKEKKARVEDALHATRAAIEEGIVPGGGVAYLRALPALDKVETENEDQTIGVAIIRRAVEEPLRQIAANAGQEGSIIVQKVKEGKADFGYNARTETYGNMIKEGVIDPTKVTRSALENAASVAGLLLTTEAVVADKPEREKAPAGAPGGDMGGMGGMDF; encoded by the coding sequence ATGGCAAAACAAATCATTTTCGACTCGGAGGCCCGCAGCGCTCTCAAGCGTGGTGTGGACACCCTGGCCGATGCCGTTAAGGTCACGCTCGGCCCGAAGGGACGTAACGTGATCATTGAAAAGAAATTCGGTTCGCCGACCGTCACCAAGGACGGCGTCACGGTGGCCAAGGAAATCGAACTCGAGAACAAACTCGAGAACGTGGGCGCCCAGATGGTCAAGGAAGTAGCTTCCAAGACCAGCGACGTCGCCGGCGACGGCACCACCACGGCTACCGTGCTCGCGCAGGCGATCATGGGCGCCGGCCTGAAGAACGTCACCGCCGGGGCCAACCCGATGGACCTCAAGCGAGGCATCGACAAGGCTGTCATCACGATCGTCGAAGAACTGCGCAAGCAGAGCCGCGAGATCGAGGACAAGACGGAGATCGCGCAGGTTGCCACCATCTCGGCCAACAACGACTCCGACATCGGCAGCCTGATCGCCGATGCCTTTGAGAAAGTGGGCAAGGACGGCGTCATCACCGTCGAGGAAGCGCGCGGCACCGAAACCACGCTCGAAGTGGTTGAAGGCATGCAGTTCGACCGCGGCTACCTGTCGGCCTACTTCGTGACCAACGCCGACAGCATGGAAGTCGTCCTCGAGGACCCCTACATCCTGATCCACGACAAGAAGATCAGCTCGATGAAGGACCTCCTCCCCGTCCTCGAGAAGATCGCGCAGATGGGCCGTCCGCTGCTCGTCATCGCGGAAGACGTCGAAGGCGAAGCGCTCGCTACGCTCGTCGTCAACAAGCTCCGCGGCACGCTCCGCGTTGCGGCCGTGAAGGCGCCGGGCTTCGGCGATCGCCGCAAGGCCATGCTCGAAGATATCGCCGTCATCTCCGGCGGTTCGGTCATCTCCGAAGAGAAGGGCTACAAGCTCGAAAGCGCCACGCTGGACTCGCTGGGCGTTGCCAAGCGGGTTGTGATCGACAAGGACAACACGACGATCGTCGATGGCGCCGGCGAAGCCGAGCAGATCAAGGCGCGCGTCAACCAGATCAAGCAGCAGATCGAAGTCACGACCAGCGACTACGATCGCGAGAAGCTCCAGGAGCGCCTCGCCAAGCTGTCGGGCGGCGTTGCCGTGCTGAAGATCGGTGCCGCTACCGAGCCTGAAATGAAGGAAAAGAAGGCTCGCGTGGAAGATGCGCTGCACGCTACGCGCGCGGCCATCGAGGAAGGCATCGTTCCGGGCGGCGGCGTGGCGTACCTGCGCGCCCTCCCCGCGCTCGACAAGGTCGAGACGGAGAACGAAGACCAGACGATCGGTGTCGCGATCATCCGCCGCGCGGTCGAAGAGCCGCTGCGTCAGATTGCGGCCAACGCCGGCCAGGAAGGTTCGATCATCGTGCAGAAGGTGAAGGAAGGCAAAGCCGACTTCGGCTACAACGCCCGCACCGAGACCTACGGCAACATGATCAAGGAAGGCGTTATCGACCCGACCAAGGTCACGCGCTCGGCGCTCGAAAACGCGGCATCCGTGGCAGGCCTGCTCCTGACGACGGAAGCGGTCGTGGCCGACAAGCCGGAACGCGAGAAAGCCCCTGCCGGCGCCCCGGGCGGCGACATGGGCGGCATGGGCGGCATGGACTTCTAG
- a CDS encoding DUF2085 domain-containing protein — MLWAGVFLVPVLIVAPPFLPPGWRQIVLWAFSSVCHQLPDRTFHVHGVSLAVCHRCLGVYAGLALALCLWPALRHAADRIERRALVLLAAGILPLGIDWGLGFLSIWENTPFSRTTTGLLFGIAAGLLLARALDQLGRMDAPPLAAA, encoded by the coding sequence GTGCTGTGGGCCGGTGTCTTTCTGGTACCCGTTCTGATCGTGGCTCCGCCCTTTCTCCCACCGGGCTGGCGACAGATTGTCCTGTGGGCGTTTTCTTCGGTCTGCCACCAGTTGCCGGATCGCACGTTTCATGTCCACGGCGTGTCGTTGGCCGTCTGCCACCGGTGCCTCGGCGTCTACGCCGGCCTGGCGCTGGCCCTGTGTCTCTGGCCGGCGCTGCGTCACGCCGCCGATCGGATCGAGCGTCGCGCCCTGGTTCTGCTGGCCGCGGGTATCCTGCCGCTGGGCATTGACTGGGGCCTCGGGTTTCTGTCGATCTGGGAGAACACCCCTTTCAGCCGCACCACGACCGGCCTGCTCTTCGGCATCGCCGCCGGCCTTCTACTGGCCCGCGCGCTCGATCAACTCGGCCGGATGGACGCGCCGCCGCTGGCGGCCGCGTGA
- a CDS encoding hotdog fold thioesterase codes for MPNPAPIWHKPVDLDAVNALGHGAMPGYHDIVCTEVGDDYLVATMPVDHRTHTPHGVLHGGASVVLAETVGSLAGTLCVDWERQVCVGLEINANHIRSVRDGIVAGTARPLHLGKRTQVWNIEIRDEAGRLVCVSRLTLAVIDRG; via the coding sequence ATGCCCAATCCCGCACCCATCTGGCACAAGCCGGTCGATCTCGACGCGGTCAACGCGCTGGGACACGGCGCCATGCCCGGTTACCATGATATTGTATGCACGGAGGTCGGCGACGACTATCTCGTGGCGACCATGCCGGTCGATCATCGGACCCACACGCCGCATGGCGTCCTGCATGGCGGGGCCTCGGTCGTCCTCGCTGAAACGGTCGGCAGCCTGGCCGGCACGCTGTGCGTCGATTGGGAACGGCAGGTCTGCGTCGGCCTGGAGATCAACGCCAATCACATCCGGAGCGTGCGCGACGGGATCGTCGCCGGCACGGCGCGCCCGCTTCATCTCGGCAAACGGACGCAGGTCTGGAATATCGAAATCCGCGACGAGGCCGGCCGACTCGTATGCGTCAGCCGGCTGACGCTGGCCGTCATCGACCGCGGCTAA